A region of Notolabrus celidotus isolate fNotCel1 chromosome 4, fNotCel1.pri, whole genome shotgun sequence DNA encodes the following proteins:
- the si:ch211-223a10.1 gene encoding putative ZDHHC-type palmitoyltransferase 6, whose protein sequence is MHPMPVCSVSCGDIFDCIQRGSIEQCIHYIQYDRSVLKHKGWGGFTPLHYAALHGNRALVDLFLSNGADPNLPCDSGQTSFHFACRQGNIYIIHQMMQYGADLRLIDLQGKTSLHHAVTGGSIVAVHYLWETGMFRFSDTDMYQVTPLHLAASTGNTEVARYLLKDQRCAVDAVDQQGATALHVAAERGGVEVCWTLLQRTGCGILYQKNHSGLTPLELSKQGKTFRHQQLTKLLSRYIREPIHHKPTESHVLYYWTVLFPALSGASILLIAAMLGGYGGFICMLLFPWLARSIFTQYHRMTTYQRLPNPIYLGTLIAGLFHSLLCFYGKIMPSVWPTTALVQVSMVHFSLVLGLLCKVLTQDPGALDRADADPRFSCIADLVEHNQSHHRFCPYCELFPPDFTKHCKLCDMCIRDYDHHCLFLNRCIGRGNHRLFLFFILSMVIAHLLFVATATNYLIDKLPAGSHSLSKWLSLFAQEFWVVVMIVMNALTVFWEVWLLTEQFGAVSTGTTIYFRQCESSAKERSLLQRWVIVVAYLLEGRRRVGSGNTSDDKTAMEI, encoded by the exons GCTGGGGTGGTTTCACACCACTTCACTACGCTGCCCTTCATGGGAACCGGGCTTTGGTCGACCTTTTCCTTAGCAATGGAGCAGACCCTAACCTGCCATGTGATTCAGGACAGACATCCTTTCATTTTGCCTGCAG ACAAGGAAACATCTACATCATACACCAGATGATGCAGTATGGAGCTGATTTGCGCCTCATAGACCTGCAGGGTAAAACATCTCTGCACCATGCAGTCACTGGAGGAAGCAT TGTTGCAGTGCACTATTTGTGGGAGACGGGGATGTTCCGGTTCTCAGACACAGACATGTACCAAGTGACACCGCTTCACCTGGCTGCATCCACAGGCAACACAGAAGTGGCTCGGTATTTGCTCAAAGACCAG AGATGTGCTGTGGATGCAgttgaccagcagggggcgacagcGCTTCATGTAGCAGCAGAGAGGGGTGGAGTGGAGGTATGCTggactctgctgcagagaacaGGGTGTGGGATCCTCTACCAGAAGAACCACAGCGGTCTCACACCATTGGAGCTCAGCAAACAGGGGAAAACATTCAG ACATCAGCAACTCACCAAGCTACTGAGTCGGTACATTAGGGAGCCGATACACCACAAGCCCACAGAGTCTCATG TTTTGTATTACTGGACGGTGTTGTTCCCAGCCCTGAGTGGAGCCTCCATCCTGCTAATAGCTGCCATGCTGGGGGGTTATGGGGGGTTTATCTGCATGTTGCTATTCCCCTGGCTGGCCCGGAGCATCTTCACACAGTACCATCGAATGACCACTTACCAAAG GTTACCCAACCCGATCTACTTGGGGACCCTCATAGCTGGCTTGTTCCACTCCTTGCTTTGCTTCTACGGgaaaataatgccaa GCGTATGGCCAACCACCGCTCTGGTCCAGGTGTCCATGGTCCACTTCTCCTTAGTCCTTGGTTTGTTGTGTAAGGTTCTGACTCAGGACCCGGGGGCTCTGGACAGAGCAGACGCAGACCCTCGGTTCTCCTGCATCGCTGACTTGGTGGAGCACAACCAGAGCCATCACAGGTTCTGTCCTTACTGTGAG CTGTTTCCCCCTGACTTCACCAAACACTGCAAACTCTGTGACATGTGCATTAGAGACTACGACCACCACTGCCTTTTTCTCAACCGCTGCATCGGACGGGGAAACCAccgcctcttcctcttcttcatcctctccatGGTGATCGCCCATCTCCTTTTTGTTGCCACAGCAACCAATTACCTGATTGACAAGCTGCCTGCAGGCAGTCACAGCTTGTCCAAGTGGCTCTCACTGTTCGCGCAGGAGTTCTGGGTTGTGGTCATGATCGTTATGAACGCACTGACGGTCTTCTGGGAGGTGTGGCTACTGACTGAGCAGTTCGGCGCTGTCTCCACGGGAACGACCATCTACTTCAGACAGTGTGAGAGCTCGGCGAAGGAGAGGTCACTCCTACAGCGCTGGGTCATAGTTGTGGCGTATCTGCTGGAGGGACGAAGACGGGTGGGCAGCGGAAACACAAGTGATGATAAAACTGCCATGGAAATTTAA
- the arhgap22 gene encoding rho GTPase-activating protein 22 — protein sequence MTAAIVVPSLRDMAPVEKKRLCADEFTAMKPSTTPLTGDKIKEMAARSKSMVLGELSRVSRPCSPLDQEKALKAGWLKRQRSIMKNWQLRWFVLRTEALYFYKDQDETKAQGCIPLQGSQVNELPANQDEPGRHPFEIVPGGAGDKDRTGISHESYLLMANSQSDMEEWVRAIRRVIWAPLGGGVFGQHLEETMLYEAQCGAQRQVPVLVEQCVCFTRDHGLQEEGLFRAPGQTNHVRELQDAFDRGEKPVFDSTTDVHTVASLLKLYIRELPEPIIPFSKYTQFLSCAQLLTKDKAMGISELCKQVKSLPQVNYNLLKYICRFLDEVQSHSNENKMSVQNLATVFGPNILRPRVEDPVTMMEGSTQVQHLMTVLISEHTQLYQQEEAETATKAPSLQQTALQRCKVEWVSQEDTNAPPSSGTGSKPSQDKAQTPTPSTTPTPSTDTKPTAPSPVTTSEKVEDCQTEVKGKSKTEEEVDGKEDSKSEGKGGSDLAVSPSKQSKALPSWRTSFKGGAASTGPRGKIGGSAGDVSAAGGGHWLINGLSSLRAHRRTTSSGERLKDSTLSLKDSTLSLKETTLSLKDSPRDSDEDSPQTSLAHRAILQSHRLSAYDNVAPSSLSLPADTSPIWTSFEISLAEPEASDKAVKSGQGQEKPTEVRDSSSTLDHSASGTEDDLPGTNEGLTNKLTQLKQELKRQRTSYETCIRKLEESCSKYQSQVNRLEEELDQEKKKFQMLEIRLRNSERAHQDAENRNILLQREMEEFFKTLGDLTTGAARTN from the exons ATGACCGCAGCCATAGTAGTCCCTTCTCTCCGGG ACATGGCACCAGTGGAGAAGAAGAGACTTTGTGCAGATGAGTTTACTGCCATGAAGCCATCCACGACTCCTCTGACCGGTGACAAAATAAAGGAAATGGCAG caCGGTCCAAGAGCATGGTTCTTGGGGAGTTGTCACGTGTGTCCAGGCCCTGCTCTCCTCTGGATCAGGAGAAAGCTCTGAAGGCTGGCTGGTTGAAGAGACAGCGAAGCATCATGAAAAACTGGCAGCTGCGTTGGTTTGTCTTGAGGACTGAAGCGTTGTATTTCTACAAGGACCAGGATGAAACTAAGGCACAG ggtTGTATTCCTCTTCAGGGCAGTCAGGTCAATGAGCTGCCTGCCAATCAGGACGAGCCTGGTCGACACCCGTTTGAGATCGTTCCAG GAGGGGCTGGAGACAAGGACCGGACAGGTATAAGCCATGAGTCTTACCTgctgatggccaactctcagaGTGACATGGAGGAATGGGTCAGAGCGATACGCAGAGTCATATGGGCCCCACTTGGTGGAG GTGTCTTCGGGCAGCACCTCGAGGAGACTATGTTGTACGAGGCCCAGTGTGGCGCTCAGCGACAGGTCCCTGTGCTGGTCGAACAGTGTGTCTGCTTCACGCGGGATCATGGGCTCCAGGAGGAGGGACTTTTCAGGGCCCCTGGACAGACCAATCATGTTCGAGAGCTGCAGGATGCGTTTGACCGAGGCGAGAAGCCAGTGTTTGACAG TACCACGGATGTCCACACAGTGGCATCACTGTTAAAGCTGTACATTCGGGAGCTGCCAGAGCCAATAATCCCATTCTCCAAATACACACAGTTTCTCTCCTGTGCTCAGCTTCTCACCAAGGATAAAGCTATG GGTATCTCAGAGCTTTGCAAACAGGTGAAATCCCTTCCTCAGGTCAACTATAACCTCCTCAAATACATCTGCAG GTTTCTGGATGAGGTTCAGTCGCACTCAAATGAGAATAAGATGAGCGTTCAGAATCTGGCCACCGTGTTTGGACCCAATATCCTTCGGCCCAGAGTGGAGGACCCAGTCACCATGATGGAGG GAAGTACTCAGGTACAGCATCTGATGACTGTGCTGATCAGTGAACACACCCAGCTGTACCAACAAGAGGAGGCTGAAACAGCAACCAAGGCTCCCTCACTGCAGCAGACTGCGCTCCAGCGGTGCAAAGTGGAATGGGTCTCCCAAGAGGACACCAACGCCCCACCCTCCTCAGGCACAGGCTCCAAACCCTCCCAGGACAAAGCCCAAACGCCCACACCTTCTACCACGCCCACACCTTCTACAGACACTAAACCAACTGCACCGAGTCCCGTTACAACATCAGAGAAGGTTGAGGATTGTCAGACTGAAGTGAAGGGTAAAAGTaagacagaggaggaagtggacGGGAAAGAGGATAGCAAAAGTGAAGGGAAAGGTGGAAGTGATTTAGCTGTTAGCCCCAGTAAGCAGTCTAAAGCCCTGCCCTCCTGGAGGACCTCCTTCAAGGGCGGTGCAGCATCTACAGGGCCAAGGGGGAAAATTGGGGGTTCAGCAGGAGATGTGTCTGCAGCTGGTGGGGGCCACTGGCTAATTAATGGCTTGTCATCCCTCCGAGCTCACAGGCGCACCACCTCATCAGGAGAAAGACTAAAAGACTCGACTCTGTCTCTTAAGGACTCCACCCTCTCTCTTAAAGAGACTACTCTCTCACTTAAGGACTCACCGAGAGACTCTGATGAGGACTCCCCTCAGACATCGCTGGCTCACAGAGCCATCCTCCAATCCCACAGACTGTCTGCCTATGACAACGTCGCCCCCTCCAGTCTGAGCCTGCCTGCTGACACCTCCCCCATCTGGACGTCCTTTGAGATTTCGTTGGCTGAGCCTGAGGCGAGTGATAAGGCGGTAAAATCAGGACAGGGTCAAGAAAAACCCACAGAGGTGAGGGACAGTTCGAGTACTCTGGATCACAGTGCAAGTGGTACTGAGGATGATCTCCCAGGAACAAATGAAGGTCTCACCAACAAGCTAACCCAGCTCAAGCAAGAGCTGAAGAGGCAGAGGACGAGCTATGAAACCTGCATCCGCAA GTTGGAGGAGTCCTGCTCCAAGTACCAGTCCCAGGTAAACCGCCTTGAGGAGGAACTGGaccaagagaagaagaagtttcaaatgCTGGAGATCCGGCTCAGGAACTCGGAGCGAGCGCATCAAGATGCAGAGAACCGAAACATTCTCCTCCAGCGAGAGATGGAAGAGTTCTTCAAAACCCTCGGGGATCTGACCACAGGAGCAGCAAGGACCAACTAG